Proteins from one Loktanella sp. M215 genomic window:
- a CDS encoding saccharopine dehydrogenase, with amino-acid sequence MTHLWVRAESRDHEARVGIMPEGVTSLIRQGFTVTVEDSHQRIVPIADYAATGAAIAPEGSWPYAPLDALIFGLKELPADGTPLRHTHIMFGHAYKGQPDGRILLDRFKAGGGQLLDLEYLLDDAGRRVAAFGYWAGYAGAAVSLMCWMAQQRGKVMGPIRAVPSQAHLLANLQGDLVQLGTQRPTALIIGALGRVGTGAADLCRDMGVATTLWDMAETASGGPFPAILQHELFFNCILARPGTPVFVPASAKVADRRLSVIGDIACDPDSDFSPIKVYDRVTTWDAPALRVADSPVLDVTAIDNLPSLMPLESSQDFADQLLPHLATPDSDVWGRAADMFRRATA; translated from the coding sequence ATGACGCACCTCTGGGTCCGCGCCGAAAGCCGCGATCACGAGGCCCGCGTCGGCATCATGCCCGAAGGGGTCACATCCCTGATCCGGCAGGGGTTCACCGTCACGGTCGAAGACAGCCACCAGCGCATCGTCCCCATCGCGGATTACGCCGCCACCGGCGCCGCGATCGCGCCAGAAGGGTCATGGCCCTACGCCCCGCTGGACGCCCTGATCTTCGGCCTCAAGGAACTGCCCGCCGACGGCACACCCCTGCGCCACACCCACATCATGTTCGGCCACGCCTACAAGGGTCAGCCCGATGGCCGTATCCTGCTCGACCGGTTCAAGGCCGGCGGCGGGCAGCTGCTGGATCTGGAATACCTGCTCGACGACGCGGGCCGCCGTGTCGCGGCCTTCGGCTATTGGGCGGGCTACGCCGGGGCCGCCGTCAGCCTGATGTGCTGGATGGCCCAACAGCGCGGAAAGGTCATGGGGCCGATCCGCGCGGTCCCGTCACAGGCGCATCTGCTGGCCAACCTGCAGGGCGATCTGGTGCAACTGGGCACCCAGCGCCCGACGGCGCTGATCATCGGCGCACTGGGCCGCGTCGGCACCGGGGCGGCGGACCTGTGTCGTGACATGGGCGTGGCGACGACGCTTTGGGACATGGCGGAAACCGCCTCTGGCGGTCCCTTCCCCGCAATCCTGCAGCACGAGCTGTTCTTCAACTGCATCCTCGCCCGCCCCGGCACGCCCGTCTTCGTGCCCGCCAGTGCCAAGGTGGCCGACCGCCGGCTCAGCGTCATCGGCGACATCGCCTGCGACCCCGACAGCGATTTTTCCCCGATCAAGGTCTACGACCGCGTCACGACATGGGACGCGCCGGCCCTGCGCGTAGCGGACAGCCCAGTTCTGGACGTGACCGCCATCGACAACCTGCCATCGCTCATGCCGCTGGAATCCTCTCAGGACTTCGCCGACCAGTTGCTGCCGCACCTGGCGACACCGGATTCGGACGTCTGGGGCCGCGCGGCAGACATGTTCCGCCGCGCCACCGCCTAG
- a CDS encoding glutathione S-transferase family protein codes for MLTLHYNPLTVAPVIAIVLEELELDYTPVLVDFRLLAQVSPAYLALNPKGRVPTLETPDGVLTETGAILDWLAAVHGPHLIPDDPFQAARMRETMYYLASTLHVNYAHALRGARWADLETSWADMAAKAPHTMAASLAYLEGHLDFAPFAIGSAMTLADPWLFVLTGFATRLNIDLAQFPNLSAHQVMMHDRYAVRAARNKGMLA; via the coding sequence ATGCTGACCCTGCATTACAACCCGCTCACCGTCGCCCCCGTCATCGCCATCGTGCTGGAGGAGCTGGAGCTGGACTACACCCCCGTCCTCGTCGATTTTCGCCTGTTGGCGCAAGTGTCCCCCGCATACCTCGCCCTCAACCCCAAGGGCCGCGTCCCGACGCTGGAAACCCCCGACGGCGTGCTGACCGAAACCGGCGCGATCCTCGACTGGCTGGCCGCCGTGCACGGACCCCACCTGATCCCCGACGATCCCTTTCAGGCCGCCCGCATGCGCGAGACGATGTATTACCTCGCCTCCACCCTGCATGTGAACTACGCCCACGCCCTGCGCGGCGCGCGCTGGGCCGATCTTGAAACCTCCTGGGCCGACATGGCCGCCAAGGCGCCGCATACGATGGCAGCGTCATTGGCCTACCTCGAAGGGCATCTGGATTTCGCGCCCTTTGCCATCGGGTCCGCGATGACGCTCGCTGATCCGTGGCTCTTCGTGCTGACCGGGTTCGCCACGCGGCTGAACATCGACCTGGCGCAGTTCCCGAACCTCTCCGCCCATCAGGTGATGATGCACGACCGCTACGCCGTGCGCGCCGCCCGGAACAAGGGCATGCTGGCATGA
- a CDS encoding histidine phosphatase family protein: MGEITLVRHGQANSAATTEADYDRLSDLGHEQAAWLGAWMRDHDRPYDVVLSGTLRRQRETVAGMGYPDAPTDDRLNEIAYYDLTHEMKQVHGTDRTSPEDFVTHFPATLTAWRKGEIGGAEYYDDFRTRVRDVMAMAAQPGRRVLCVSSGGIIAQAISDVLGLDIPQMARIALPILNTSVHRIQVTDHGPLLTCYNSAPHLDTAARADQRTFY; the protein is encoded by the coding sequence ATGGGTGAAATCACGCTGGTCCGCCACGGGCAGGCCAACTCCGCCGCCACGACCGAGGCCGACTACGATCGCCTCTCGGACCTTGGCCACGAACAGGCGGCATGGCTGGGCGCATGGATGCGCGACCACGACCGGCCCTACGATGTCGTCCTGTCCGGCACCCTGCGCCGCCAGCGCGAAACGGTGGCCGGCATGGGCTATCCCGACGCCCCGACAGACGACCGCCTGAACGAGATCGCCTATTACGACCTGACGCACGAGATGAAACAGGTCCACGGCACCGACCGCACATCGCCCGAGGATTTCGTCACCCACTTCCCCGCCACCCTGACCGCCTGGCGCAAGGGCGAGATCGGCGGCGCGGAATATTACGACGACTTCCGCACCCGCGTCCGCGACGTGATGGCGATGGCGGCCCAGCCCGGCCGTCGCGTGCTTTGCGTCTCCTCCGGCGGGATCATCGCGCAGGCGATTTCCGACGTCCTCGGCCTCGACATCCCACAGATGGCGCGCATCGCCCTGCCGATCCTGAACACCTCCGTGCACCGCATACAGGTCACCGACCACGGGCCGCTGCTGACCTGCTACAACAGCGCGCCGCACCTTGATACCGCCGCGCGCGCGGACCAGCGCACCTTCTACTGA
- the plsY gene encoding glycerol-3-phosphate 1-O-acyltransferase PlsY — MPEITSPAAILLLWAVIGYLLGSIPTGVILARVMGLGDLRQIGSGNIGATNVLRTGNKKAAALTLLGDALKGAAAVLLARSLASPDAVQLAALAAFLGHCFPVWLKFRGGKGVATFLGVLLALTPLGGLIACAIWALTAWISRMSSLAALLAAGWTPVVVLLIGQHRLAVLTLVLAILVYARHAANIRRLRTGTEPKFGRKT; from the coding sequence ATGCCTGAGATCACTTCCCCCGCCGCCATCCTGCTGCTCTGGGCCGTCATCGGTTACCTGCTGGGGTCGATCCCCACCGGCGTCATCCTCGCCCGCGTCATGGGCCTTGGCGATCTGCGCCAGATCGGGTCCGGCAACATCGGGGCAACGAACGTCCTGCGCACCGGCAACAAGAAAGCGGCCGCCCTGACCCTGCTGGGCGATGCGCTAAAGGGGGCCGCCGCCGTCCTGCTGGCCCGCAGCCTTGCCTCCCCGGACGCCGTGCAACTGGCGGCACTGGCGGCCTTCCTCGGGCACTGCTTTCCAGTCTGGCTGAAGTTTCGCGGCGGCAAGGGTGTCGCCACCTTCCTCGGCGTGCTGCTGGCGCTGACCCCGCTTGGCGGCCTGATCGCCTGCGCGATCTGGGCGCTGACCGCATGGATCAGCCGCATGTCGTCCCTTGCCGCCCTTCTGGCCGCCGGATGGACCCCCGTCGTGGTGCTGCTGATCGGCCAGCACAGGCTCGCGGTCCTGACCCTCGTGCTCGCGATCCTCGTCTACGCCCGCCACGCCGCCAACATCCGCCGCCTGCGGACCGGAACCGAGCCGAAGTTTGGCCGCAAGACCTGA
- the pyrC gene encoding dihydroorotase gives MTTVHFTNARIIDPVALTDLAGSLTVRDGIIIARDGKPPKGAEVIDCAGACLAPGIIDVGVKVSEPGERHKESFRSAGRAAAAGGVTTMVTRPDTHPPIDTPEALEFVRRRADVESIVNVLPMATLTKGRAGTEMTEIGFLLDAGAVAFTDGAQVVTDTKVLSRALTYARSLGALVIGHPQDPGLSRGACVTTGKFASLRGLPGVSPMAERMALDRDIALLEMTGARYHADQITTARALPALERAKRNGLSITAGISIHHLTLNDMDVADYRTFFKLTPPLRSEDDRQAVIHAVAEGLIDIICSMHTPQDEESKRLPFEQAAPGAVGLQTLLPAALRLVHNDQIDLPRLFRALSLNPAHLLNLPAGRMTEGAPADLVLFDPDAPFVLDRSTLLSKSKNTPFDGARLQGRVLGTWVAGTRVFGEPVDA, from the coding sequence ATGACTACCGTTCATTTCACCAACGCCCGCATCATCGACCCCGTCGCGCTGACCGACCTTGCGGGATCGCTGACCGTCCGGGACGGGATCATCATCGCCCGCGATGGCAAGCCGCCCAAGGGTGCAGAGGTGATCGACTGCGCGGGCGCCTGCCTTGCACCGGGCATCATCGACGTCGGCGTCAAAGTCTCCGAACCCGGCGAGCGGCACAAGGAATCCTTCCGCTCTGCCGGGCGCGCCGCCGCCGCCGGTGGCGTCACAACCATGGTCACCCGCCCCGACACCCACCCCCCCATCGACACGCCAGAGGCGCTGGAATTCGTCCGCCGCCGGGCCGATGTCGAATCCATCGTGAACGTCCTGCCCATGGCGACCCTGACCAAGGGCCGCGCCGGCACCGAGATGACGGAAATCGGCTTCCTCCTCGATGCAGGCGCCGTCGCCTTCACCGACGGCGCACAGGTCGTCACGGATACCAAGGTGCTGTCCCGCGCCCTGACCTACGCCCGCAGCCTCGGCGCGCTGGTGATCGGCCACCCGCAGGATCCGGGCCTGTCGCGCGGCGCCTGTGTGACCACGGGCAAGTTCGCCTCCCTGCGCGGTCTGCCCGGCGTGTCGCCGATGGCGGAACGCATGGCCCTCGACCGCGACATCGCGCTGCTGGAAATGACCGGCGCGCGCTATCACGCCGACCAGATCACCACCGCCCGCGCCCTGCCCGCCCTCGAACGGGCCAAGCGCAACGGCCTGTCCATCACCGCTGGCATCAGCATCCACCACCTGACGCTGAACGACATGGACGTGGCCGACTATCGCACCTTCTTCAAGCTGACCCCGCCCCTGCGATCCGAGGACGACCGGCAGGCCGTCATTCACGCGGTGGCCGAGGGGTTGATCGACATCATCTGCTCCATGCACACCCCGCAGGACGAGGAATCCAAGCGTCTGCCGTTCGAACAGGCCGCCCCCGGCGCCGTCGGGTTGCAGACCCTTCTGCCCGCCGCCCTGCGTCTGGTCCACAACGACCAGATCGACCTGCCCCGCCTGTTCCGTGCGCTGTCGCTGAACCCGGCCCACCTGCTGAACCTGCCCGCCGGGCGCATGACCGAAGGCGCACCCGCCGACCTCGTCCTGTTCGATCCCGATGCGCCCTTCGTGCTGGACCGCAGCACCCTGCTTTCGAAATCAAAGAACACGCCCTTCGACGGCGCGCGCCTGCAGGGCCGCGTGCTTGGCACATGGGTTGCCGGCACCCGCGTATTCGGAGAGCCCGTCGATGCCTGA
- a CDS encoding aspartate carbamoyltransferase catalytic subunit — protein sequence MSFRARHLLGIEHLAPDEITTLLDLADSYAEDNRAGKTHRDVLAGITQINMFFENSTRTQASFELAGKKLGADVMNMGMQSSSVKKGETLIDTALTLNAMHPDLLVVRHPSSGAVDLLSQKVNCAVLNAGDGRHEHPTQALLDALTIRRAKGRLHRLSVAICGDIAHSRVARSNIMLLGKMENRVRLIGPPTLMPAGIAEFGVEVFDDMEEGLADVDVVMMLRLQKERMDGGFIPSEREYFHRYGLDATKLACAKPDAIVMHPGPMNRGVEIDGTIADDINRSVIQTQVEMGVAVRMAAMDLLARNLRADRKAAVA from the coding sequence ATGTCATTCCGCGCCCGCCACCTGCTCGGCATCGAACACCTCGCCCCGGACGAGATCACGACCCTGCTGGACCTCGCGGACAGCTACGCCGAGGACAATCGCGCTGGGAAAACCCACCGCGACGTGCTGGCCGGCATCACCCAGATCAACATGTTTTTCGAAAATTCGACCCGCACCCAGGCCAGTTTCGAACTCGCCGGCAAGAAGCTGGGGGCCGACGTGATGAACATGGGCATGCAGTCCAGCAGCGTGAAGAAGGGCGAGACGCTGATCGACACTGCCCTCACCCTCAACGCCATGCACCCCGATCTGCTGGTCGTGCGCCACCCCTCCTCGGGTGCCGTCGACCTTCTGTCGCAAAAGGTGAACTGTGCGGTCCTCAACGCTGGCGACGGGCGCCACGAGCATCCGACTCAGGCCCTGCTGGACGCGCTCACGATCCGCCGCGCCAAGGGGCGCCTGCATCGCCTCTCCGTCGCGATCTGCGGCGATATCGCGCACAGCCGGGTCGCCCGGTCCAACATCATGTTGCTGGGCAAGATGGAAAACCGCGTCCGCCTGATCGGCCCGCCGACCCTGATGCCCGCGGGCATCGCCGAATTCGGGGTCGAGGTGTTCGACGACATGGAAGAAGGTCTGGCCGACGTCGACGTGGTCATGATGCTCCGCCTGCAAAAGGAACGCATGGACGGCGGCTTCATCCCGTCGGAACGCGAGTATTTCCACCGCTACGGCCTCGACGCGACCAAGCTTGCCTGCGCGAAACCCGATGCGATCGTCATGCATCCGGGTCCGATGAACCGGGGCGTCGAAATCGACGGTACCATCGCCGACGACATCAACCGCAGCGTGATCCAGACGCAGGTCGAAATGGGCGTCGCCGTCCGCATGGCCGCGATGGACCTGCTGGCACGCAACCTGCGCGCCGACCGGAAAGCGGCAGTCGCCTGA
- a CDS encoding uracil-DNA glycosylase → MESQEDYWAAVALLDWQVALGADEAIGDAPVDRYALDAVAPKPVPVAAERGQRPPPPIPAPESFDAPALAREAAEAARDLDALRAAQEGFTLCTLQRGARQFVWAEGDPAARVMWIGEAPGRAEDQAGRPFVGPAGTLLDRMLGAIGLDRAASDPARAAYVLHVLPWRTAGAGMPQPEDLAMMLPFLERHIALVQPDIVVCMGNAPCQALLGRAGITRMRGQWAEVLGRPALPMFAPEFLLAQPAAKRDAWTDLLAVKARLRTTA, encoded by the coding sequence ATGGAATCGCAGGAAGACTATTGGGCCGCGGTCGCCCTGCTGGACTGGCAGGTCGCGCTGGGGGCGGACGAGGCGATTGGCGACGCGCCGGTCGATCGCTATGCGCTGGACGCGGTCGCGCCGAAGCCGGTGCCGGTCGCGGCTGAACGGGGGCAGCGTCCGCCGCCGCCGATCCCGGCGCCCGAGAGTTTCGACGCGCCCGCATTGGCGCGAGAAGCAGCAGAGGCGGCGCGCGATCTGGACGCGCTGCGGGCCGCACAGGAAGGGTTCACGCTGTGCACCCTGCAACGCGGTGCGCGGCAGTTCGTCTGGGCCGAAGGCGATCCCGCAGCCCGCGTGATGTGGATCGGCGAAGCGCCCGGTCGGGCGGAGGATCAGGCGGGGCGTCCCTTTGTCGGACCGGCGGGCACGCTGTTGGACCGGATGCTGGGCGCGATCGGTCTGGACCGGGCGGCCAGCGATCCTGCGCGGGCCGCCTATGTGCTGCATGTGCTGCCGTGGCGGACGGCGGGGGCGGGGATGCCGCAGCCCGAGGATCTGGCGATGATGCTGCCGTTTCTGGAGCGGCACATCGCACTTGTGCAGCCCGATATCGTGGTCTGCATGGGCAATGCGCCTTGTCAGGCCTTGCTGGGACGGGCCGGGATCACCCGGATGCGCGGGCAATGGGCCGAGGTGCTGGGCCGCCCGGCGCTGCCGATGTTCGCCCCCGAGTTCCTGCTGGCGCAGCCCGCAGCCAAGCGCGACGCCTGGACGGATCTGCTGGCCGTGAAGGCGAGACTGCGGACGACGGCCTAG
- a CDS encoding MORN repeat-containing protein encodes MTRFATAALLSLTLAGPLLIGVAQAQTTETKQYDDGGVYTGAFLNGKQHGQGTYTLPNGYEYSGNWVQGEISGQGRAVFPNGSIYEGTFAAGKPDGTGKITFADGGTYEGDWLAGDITGRGIARYANGVVYEGEFRNAMHHGTGTMRSPDGYEYTGPWINGVKEGTGKVTYPDGAVYEGELKAGERDGTGILTMKDGLIYDGTWVNGQIQGQGKLTQPNGDIYEGALVAGKRDGTGKVTYANGDVYEGGFADDVRSGAGTFTGTDGYRYTGDWVDGQIEGKGEVTYPDGAVYTGDFTADLANGTGRIVYPDGSSYEGTWVNGVIDGKGIATYANGLVYEGDFVNAKNDGQGKMTYPDGYTYTGGWSDGQRDGTGTATYADGTVYTGDFRDGQRNGTGTITLADGFTYTGSWLDGEISGTGTATYANGDVYEGSFVHGRREGPGTMRYASGAETSGNWADGALLTPATPAEGDPAADAATAPAAQDAAAPAADSNATPATDVPATAGN; translated from the coding sequence ATGACGCGTTTTGCAACGGCGGCACTGCTGTCACTGACCCTTGCGGGCCCCCTCTTGATCGGTGTGGCGCAGGCCCAGACCACGGAAACCAAGCAATACGACGACGGCGGCGTCTATACCGGCGCGTTCCTGAACGGCAAGCAGCACGGTCAGGGCACCTACACCCTGCCCAATGGCTATGAATATTCCGGCAACTGGGTGCAGGGCGAAATCAGCGGCCAGGGCCGCGCCGTGTTCCCCAACGGTTCCATCTACGAAGGCACATTTGCCGCAGGCAAACCCGACGGCACCGGCAAGATCACCTTTGCCGACGGCGGCACCTACGAAGGCGACTGGCTCGCGGGGGATATCACCGGACGCGGCATCGCCCGCTACGCCAACGGCGTCGTCTACGAAGGCGAGTTCCGCAACGCCATGCACCACGGCACCGGGACGATGCGCAGCCCGGACGGCTATGAATACACCGGCCCCTGGATCAACGGCGTCAAGGAAGGCACCGGAAAGGTCACCTACCCCGACGGCGCCGTCTACGAAGGCGAGCTGAAGGCGGGCGAGCGTGACGGGACCGGCATCCTCACGATGAAGGACGGGCTGATCTACGACGGGACCTGGGTCAACGGCCAGATCCAGGGTCAGGGCAAGCTGACCCAGCCCAACGGCGACATCTACGAAGGCGCCCTCGTCGCCGGCAAGCGCGACGGGACCGGCAAGGTCACCTACGCCAACGGCGACGTCTACGAAGGGGGCTTTGCCGACGACGTGCGCAGCGGCGCTGGCACCTTCACCGGGACCGACGGCTATCGCTACACCGGCGACTGGGTCGACGGCCAGATCGAGGGCAAGGGCGAAGTCACCTATCCCGACGGCGCCGTCTACACCGGCGATTTCACCGCCGATCTGGCGAACGGCACCGGCCGCATCGTCTATCCCGACGGGTCGTCCTACGAAGGCACCTGGGTCAACGGCGTCATCGACGGCAAAGGCATCGCGACCTATGCCAACGGTCTGGTCTACGAGGGCGACTTCGTGAACGCCAAGAACGACGGTCAGGGCAAGATGACCTACCCCGACGGCTATACCTATACCGGCGGCTGGTCCGACGGTCAGCGCGACGGCACCGGCACCGCAACCTACGCGGACGGCACGGTCTATACGGGCGACTTCCGCGACGGCCAGCGCAACGGCACCGGCACGATCACCTTGGCCGACGGTTTTACCTACACGGGCTCATGGCTGGACGGAGAGATTTCCGGCACCGGCACGGCCACCTACGCCAACGGCGATGTCTATGAAGGGTCGTTCGTCCACGGCCGCCGCGAAGGGCCGGGCACCATGCGCTACGCCAGCGGCGCCGAGACATCGGGCAACTGGGCCGACGGCGCACTGCTGACACCAGCGACTCCGGCAGAAGGCGATCCAGCCGCAGATGCTGCGACCGCGCCGGCGGCCCAGGACGCGGCCGCCCCGGCTGCGGACAGCAATGCGACACCCGCCACGGATGTGCCCGCGACCGCCGGGAACTGA
- a CDS encoding NAD+ synthase: MTDHYRITLAQLNPTVGDLKGNAAKALDAWRQGRDAGAQMVALPEMFITGYQTQDLIRRRGFILAAVAEIVALADACADGPVLMIGGPALEGVKLHNSYYMLKDGVIAGRADKYFLPNFNVFDEVRLFSRGQIQGPFATTGPRIGTPICEDAWYPDVAEAQVESGAEVLLVPNGSPYFRDKFAVRLNNMVARVIENDVPLVYVNMVGGQDDQFFDGGSFVLNRHGKMALQMPFGEEAVAHVDLTRDAGAWVAKQGAFAKHPDSLEQDYRAMVETLGDYCRKAGFKKVLLGLSGGIDSAIVAVIAADALGPQNVRGVMLPSKYTSRASLDDAQKVVDALGCAFDTVPIAGPVDAVGEALSGLFAGLEPDLTEENIQSRMRGLLLMAQSNKFGEMLLTTGNKSEVAVGYATIYGDMAGGYNPIKDLYKTRVFDICRWRNANHRPWMKAPAGEMIPVSIIDKPPSAELRPDQRDDDSLPPYDVLDGILTMLVDDEASVADCVAAGYARETVKKVEHLIYISEYKRFQSAPGTRLSSRAFWLDRRYPIVNRWRDDGV, translated from the coding sequence ATGACCGACCATTACCGCATCACGCTGGCGCAGCTGAACCCGACCGTGGGCGACCTGAAAGGCAATGCCGCAAAGGCACTGGACGCGTGGCGGCAGGGACGCGACGCGGGTGCGCAGATGGTCGCCCTGCCGGAGATGTTCATCACCGGCTATCAGACGCAGGACCTGATCCGCCGCCGGGGGTTCATCCTTGCCGCCGTGGCCGAGATCGTGGCGCTGGCGGACGCCTGTGCCGACGGGCCGGTCCTGATGATCGGCGGACCGGCGCTGGAGGGCGTGAAGCTGCACAACAGCTATTACATGCTGAAGGACGGCGTGATCGCGGGCCGGGCGGACAAGTATTTCCTGCCCAACTTCAACGTCTTCGACGAGGTGCGTCTGTTTTCGCGCGGCCAGATTCAGGGTCCCTTTGCCACGACCGGCCCGCGCATCGGCACGCCGATCTGCGAGGATGCCTGGTATCCGGACGTGGCCGAGGCGCAGGTCGAGAGTGGGGCAGAGGTGTTGCTGGTGCCGAACGGCAGCCCGTATTTCCGTGACAAGTTCGCCGTGCGGCTGAACAACATGGTCGCCCGCGTGATCGAGAACGACGTGCCGCTGGTCTATGTCAACATGGTGGGCGGGCAGGATGACCAGTTCTTTGACGGTGGATCCTTCGTGCTGAACCGGCACGGCAAGATGGCCCTGCAGATGCCCTTTGGCGAAGAGGCTGTGGCGCATGTCGATCTGACACGTGATGCCGGGGCTTGGGTTGCAAAGCAGGGTGCGTTTGCCAAGCATCCCGACAGTCTGGAGCAGGACTATCGCGCGATGGTCGAGACGCTGGGCGATTACTGCCGCAAGGCGGGTTTCAAGAAAGTGCTGCTGGGCCTGTCCGGCGGCATCGACAGTGCCATCGTCGCGGTGATCGCCGCCGATGCGCTGGGCCCGCAGAACGTGCGCGGTGTCATGCTGCCCAGCAAATACACCTCTCGGGCGTCGCTGGACGATGCGCAGAAGGTTGTCGATGCGCTGGGCTGCGCCTTTGACACAGTGCCGATCGCGGGGCCGGTGGATGCGGTGGGCGAGGCGCTGTCCGGCTTGTTCGCGGGGCTGGAACCTGATCTGACGGAGGAGAACATCCAAAGCCGGATGCGGGGCCTGCTGTTGATGGCGCAATCGAACAAGTTCGGGGAAATGCTGCTGACGACGGGCAACAAGTCAGAGGTCGCGGTGGGGTACGCCACGATCTATGGCGACATGGCGGGTGGCTACAATCCGATCAAGGATCTGTACAAGACCCGCGTCTTTGACATCTGCCGGTGGCGCAATGCCAACCACCGCCCCTGGATGAAGGCGCCCGCCGGAGAGATGATTCCGGTCAGCATCATCGACAAGCCGCCATCGGCGGAACTGCGGCCCGACCAGCGCGACGATGACAGCCTGCCGCCTTACGACGTTCTTGACGGTATCCTGACGATGCTGGTCGACGATGAGGCGAGCGTCGCCGATTGTGTCGCCGCAGGATACGCGCGGGAGACGGTGAAGAAGGTCGAACATCTGATCTACATCAGTGAATACAAGCGCTTTCAGTCCGCCCCCGGCACACGGCTTTCATCGCGCGCCTTCTGGCTGGACCGCCGCTATCCCATCGTGAATCGCTGGCGGGATGACGGGGTTTGA